The Streptomyces avermitilis MA-4680 = NBRC 14893 genome contains a region encoding:
- a CDS encoding ribosomal protein L7/L12 — MEILGFFVVFALVLAGFAGVESKIGRADRRVARVEKKLDLILDHLGIDHVDPRMERVDALLRDGRKVEAIKTYRELTGAGLKEAKEAVERMG; from the coding sequence ATGGAAATACTTGGTTTCTTCGTCGTCTTCGCGCTTGTGCTGGCCGGTTTCGCCGGAGTGGAGAGCAAGATCGGCCGAGCCGACCGCAGAGTCGCCCGCGTGGAGAAGAAGCTCGACCTGATCCTCGACCACCTGGGGATCGACCATGTGGACCCGCGCATGGAGCGGGTCGACGCCCTCCTGCGCGACGGCAGGAAGGTCGAGGCGATCAAGACCTACCGCGAACTCACGGGCGCGGGCCTGAAGGAGGCGAAGGAAGCGGTCGAGCGGATGGGGTAG
- a CDS encoding RES domain-containing protein yields the protein MHSSDESPVTLVPAPERGVWRLGKKGHPVEYNRLEPETSQGSSAGRFSLATYGMLYCASDPAGCYAEALTRFRVQPKMRRLIGNHWDNQSGNMGLGRLGSGWRDDHILIRLVPAKDAWFLDVDSEATRAVLSKELHNEFEAWGVASPLTDDHIHGRDRRIARQIAAWTVAQRNRAGHRLAQGIAYRSGYGGHRCWAVLSDVDLETAEQRPIRLEDTALRKVAAEFGLKLF from the coding sequence ATGCACTCGTCCGACGAGTCCCCCGTCACCCTCGTCCCCGCGCCGGAGCGCGGCGTGTGGCGCCTGGGCAAGAAGGGCCACCCCGTGGAGTACAACCGGCTGGAACCCGAGACCAGTCAGGGTTCCAGCGCCGGCCGCTTCAGCCTCGCCACCTACGGGATGCTCTACTGCGCCTCCGACCCGGCAGGCTGCTACGCCGAGGCCCTGACCCGCTTCAGAGTCCAGCCGAAGATGCGCAGACTCATCGGGAACCACTGGGACAACCAGTCCGGCAACATGGGGCTCGGCCGGCTGGGCTCGGGCTGGCGGGACGACCACATCCTGATCAGGCTCGTGCCCGCCAAGGACGCGTGGTTCCTCGACGTCGACTCCGAGGCCACCCGCGCGGTCCTCTCGAAGGAACTCCACAACGAGTTCGAGGCGTGGGGTGTGGCGAGCCCCCTCACCGACGACCACATCCACGGACGCGACCGCCGGATCGCCCGCCAGATCGCGGCCTGGACGGTCGCCCAGCGCAACCGGGCCGGCCACCGCCTGGCCCAGGGCATCGCGTACCGCTCCGGATACGGCGGACACCGCTGCTGGGCCGTGCTGAGCGACGTCGACCTCGAAACGGCCGAACAGCGCCCCATCCGGCTGGAGGACACCGCCCTGCGCAAGGTCGCGGCGGAGTTCGGGCTGAAGCTCTTCTGA
- a CDS encoding WD40 repeat domain-containing protein, which produces MSDARAWDSPDDAHRLIAKALAELVAEDPTIPPHPYLSRHLAQHAARGRVLDDTHVPLAILPWESSRNVRILLRQTGATQQQDWLEAWAGIEPFVRDADPDSRLTSLHLAHHTATCRRLSLTARPVSERRLAGSRITPLWSDWTAPDNVLAVSDTLVESLAHTTTAPGRTLLISGDSHGTIRMWEANGTPAGAPLHTHGGAIQHLLPLQHDLLVSGGTDGAVRVWHSTRGQQLVEPVRRPHTWVSALALFEPADGARFLLVAHSDGHLTALDPVTFEPADTPLPALDPAPAILTPLATADGTALVIAQGRRVVVWRPGRGVVHISEHQGEVRAVVALPSGGRYAVCDDSGYLGFWDVSTGHETVAAGPAHDGPVIALTTLAVDGRQTVVSAGLDHTLRVWDADTGRPVGGALEGHTDPPVALTTLPGEGQELVVSAAADHTLRRWKLAGHGTRPRRPVRRPVTAAALPGPTVVPALLAAVADGAGTALWNVRTGRHVSLPAGEPPVTAFAWATVHGDPVLLTAHSDAAVRLWSLYAGNAVTPSLRGTLLNHSLPVQAMTAFPHAGATLLATGGADGSVRLWHLGDRLELAHWDDHALSVRDVTLLGTGEDALIVSAGSDGTVRLWDPGTRRASGGPVHCGQQVVHAVTTVAPHPDEAALIASGGEDGTVRLWDPTTRQPVGDPLDARDGAVTALASFHTPAGRPCLAAAGPSGTIHLWDVAARTHLLRIVTGNPLSTLAARQTGEPFTEHPVLLAAGTAGVCMFDVRLERLR; this is translated from the coding sequence ATGAGCGACGCCAGGGCCTGGGACTCCCCGGACGACGCGCACCGGCTGATCGCGAAGGCGCTGGCCGAGCTGGTCGCCGAGGATCCGACCATTCCGCCGCATCCCTACCTCAGCCGTCATCTCGCCCAGCACGCCGCCCGGGGCCGCGTGCTCGACGACACCCATGTGCCCCTGGCCATACTTCCCTGGGAGTCGAGCAGGAACGTCCGCATCCTGCTGCGGCAGACGGGCGCCACCCAGCAGCAGGACTGGCTGGAGGCCTGGGCGGGCATCGAGCCGTTCGTCCGCGACGCCGACCCGGACTCCCGTCTGACGAGCCTTCACCTGGCCCACCACACCGCCACCTGCCGCCGTCTCTCGCTCACCGCGCGGCCGGTGTCCGAGCGGCGGCTGGCCGGCTCGCGCATCACCCCCCTGTGGAGCGACTGGACGGCACCGGACAACGTCCTGGCCGTCTCGGACACCCTCGTCGAGTCGCTGGCCCACACCACGACGGCCCCCGGCCGGACCCTGCTGATCAGCGGGGACAGCCACGGCACGATCCGCATGTGGGAGGCGAACGGCACACCGGCCGGAGCTCCGCTGCACACCCACGGCGGCGCCATCCAGCACCTGCTGCCGCTCCAGCACGACCTGCTGGTGTCCGGCGGCACCGACGGGGCCGTACGCGTCTGGCACAGCACCCGCGGGCAGCAGCTCGTCGAGCCCGTACGCCGCCCGCACACCTGGGTCAGCGCCCTCGCCCTGTTCGAACCGGCGGACGGCGCGCGGTTCCTCCTCGTGGCCCACAGCGACGGCCACCTCACCGCCCTGGACCCCGTCACCTTCGAGCCGGCCGACACTCCGCTGCCGGCCCTCGACCCGGCACCGGCGATCCTGACGCCCCTCGCCACGGCCGACGGCACGGCGCTGGTCATCGCTCAGGGGCGGCGGGTCGTCGTCTGGCGGCCGGGGCGGGGCGTCGTCCACATCTCGGAGCACCAGGGCGAGGTGCGGGCCGTCGTGGCCCTGCCGTCCGGGGGCCGGTACGCCGTCTGCGACGACTCGGGGTACCTCGGGTTCTGGGACGTGTCGACGGGCCACGAGACGGTCGCGGCGGGGCCGGCGCACGACGGACCGGTCATCGCCCTCACCACCCTGGCCGTGGACGGGCGGCAAACCGTCGTCTCCGCGGGCCTCGACCACACGCTGCGGGTGTGGGACGCCGACACCGGCCGGCCGGTCGGCGGCGCCCTCGAAGGACACACGGATCCCCCGGTCGCCCTGACCACGCTGCCGGGCGAGGGGCAGGAGCTGGTGGTCTCGGCCGCCGCGGACCACACCCTGCGCCGCTGGAAGCTCGCCGGCCACGGCACCCGCCCCCGGCGTCCCGTGCGCCGGCCGGTGACCGCGGCCGCGCTGCCCGGTCCGACCGTCGTCCCCGCCCTGCTGGCAGCCGTCGCCGACGGGGCGGGGACCGCGCTGTGGAACGTACGCACGGGCCGCCATGTGTCCCTTCCGGCCGGCGAGCCCCCGGTGACGGCCTTCGCCTGGGCCACCGTGCACGGCGACCCGGTCCTGCTCACGGCCCACAGCGACGCCGCCGTGCGGCTCTGGTCCCTGTACGCGGGCAACGCCGTGACCCCGAGCCTGCGCGGCACACTCCTCAACCACAGCCTGCCCGTTCAGGCCATGACCGCCTTCCCGCACGCCGGGGCGACCCTGCTGGCCACCGGCGGCGCCGACGGCTCGGTACGCCTCTGGCACCTCGGCGACCGGCTGGAGCTGGCCCACTGGGACGACCACGCGCTGAGCGTCCGTGACGTCACGCTGCTCGGCACCGGGGAGGACGCGCTGATCGTGTCGGCCGGCTCCGACGGGACCGTACGGCTCTGGGATCCCGGCACCCGGCGGGCGTCAGGGGGGCCGGTCCACTGCGGCCAGCAGGTCGTGCACGCCGTGACGACGGTCGCACCGCATCCGGACGAGGCCGCGCTGATCGCGTCCGGCGGCGAGGACGGCACCGTACGCCTCTGGGATCCCACCACGCGGCAGCCCGTCGGCGACCCGCTCGACGCCCGCGACGGAGCCGTGACCGCGCTCGCGTCCTTCCACACCCCGGCCGGCCGGCCCTGCCTGGCCGCGGCGGGCCCCAGCGGCACCATCCACCTGTGGGACGTCGCCGCCCGGACCCATCTGCTGCGCATCGTGACCGGCAATCCGCTGAGCACCCTGGCCGCCCGGCAGACGGGCGAACCGTTCACGGAGCACCCCGTTCTCCTGGCCGCCGGGACCGCGGGCGTATGCATGTTCGACGTACGCCTGGAGCGATTGAGGTGA